GCTAACCAAAATTCTATGGGAGGTTCCTTCCATCCCTGGCCAGACTGATAACAACAGGTCAGGCCCTTCATGATATACAAAGCTGTGGTGGGAGGTAGGTCCCTAGAAGTGTCCATTTTCCCAGGGAAGTAGAGAGGCTAGGAGGGACTCCACTGTGCCTTGTACTCTGCTCCCACTTCTGGGgacagtagaaaaaaagacaagagctCCACTCAAAGCCAATCACAGTCAGTGGACTGGCACCAGTTAGCAATCTACTGCTGCTAACCTAGAAGTCCAGGAGCATGTAGACTCTCAGGGACACATTCTCATGACTGGACCTCCGCCACATGGCTGCATGGACCCTCGGGTCTACTGTGCTGCTCTTTTCCAGCAGACATCCTTTGGGGACTACCCTGCCCGCACCTCTACTAGAATGGGCTGCAAAACCACTTCACTGCCCAACTCTATTCAGACCTAAAGGACCAGCCTCTCTtctgagatagaaagaaagagctgCTGGCCAGCCCATGATTTAAGGAACAGAGTCACTTTGTTGGCCATGGGTACCAGGAGAAGCAAACAGGCAATGTGTGGTAAGGAACGGGGAAAAGACCACAGGTTGCATCCCTAGTGGTCTCCAGGTCTCTTTAGGAGGCAGGCTCTAGCATCCTAGATGTCCTCACCTATTAAAAATCAGACCCAGCCTCCCTCTCCTATGTTGGTTCATTTCTTCCAGCTTCCTCCCCATCTAGCTCCTGCCTCAGAACCAGTCTTCTGACGTCTACCCTGTTCTCAACGTCATGACTACAAGGATCCTGCTGGAGGCCTCTCTGCCATTACTGTACTATTTTCCCAAAGAGAGCCCGTGATCTGTCGTCCCAGCTCCTACCATGTAGCCTACACACCCTCCTGATCCCAGCACACTCACTCCAGCTTATTCCCTACTGCCACACAACAGAGCACAAGACACAAACAGCCAGGAAAGGCACCTTTTGTACCTGCGAAGTTTGCTACTCTAGGGAAGAGGTAAGCAGTGTCAGGACCCCTGCCATGCCAAGTTCCGGAACACAAAAGGGAAGTAGAAGAGCAATGAGTCCTCCTACTATTACACTACCACACTCAAATCTTATAGACATCGGTCATACCCTGCTTCAGGTTCTCAGGCCGGATCCCACTGACGGCTGTCCTGTAGTCAGTCACTGGCTCAGTTGGCTTGACGTACTTGTCATAAACACACTTCCCATACTGGTTCACGATGGACACACGGGCCACGATGCTTTCTTCCCCTTTGGGACCCACGCCTACCATCTCACAATCCAGGGCCAAGGCTTTTGTCAGTCTGGGGGAACCAAAGGCCCCAGAGTAATGAATATCATGGGCTGGGATTCTAAGCCAGTGAGCCAAGCCTCATTCTGTACCCCTAAGACCCCCCTGGGCAGTCATGGCTCAATACCTGCTCCTCCTCCCGTGATCCCAGCCCAGAAGGAGTAACATTCCCGGCAGCTATGGCCAGAGCTCAGCTTACCCTCCAAAGGCTTGTTCCTTCACCAGGGAGATGGTACTCCTGCTCTGCCCCAGCCTCTTCCGtaccaacatggctgcctctgGGCCTATGGCAGCCTCGATATCATCTGGATCCACATCATCAAACCAGATGTCTTCCCTGAGACAAAGATGAGAATGCATGGCTGTGAAAAGACCCAGGCACTGGATGCCTCTTGAAAGGACCTCTGCCCACCAGGTAGGGTGTGAGGAGCAGGAGGGCTAGCAGTGAGGGGCACCACCATAATGGCTGCCAGGATTGCTCCCCCTTCACACTCAGTCCAGCTGAACCCGCTGTCACGCTTTCCTTTTActgttattctttatttcttttcttctttttttttctttttgtttttttcgagacagggtttctctgtgtagccctggctgtcctggcactcactctgtagaccaagctggcctcaaactcagaaatccgtctgtcttTTTATACGtcggaattaaaggcatgtgccaccacctccctgcctttctttcctttattatttGAATGCGTGTTTTACCCATGCACTGTGTTTATcacctgcatgcctggtgcctgatggccagaagagggcatgcaTCGATTGaatctctggaactggagattTAACTCAGGCCTATAGGAgaggagccatctttccagccctcaccACTGTTCTTTTAATTTGCAAATATATCTATTATCCAAGACTTAGGAACTTCAGATGAAACACAGAATGTGAAACAGAAGCATGTGACAGGTTTGTTATTGGTCAAGAAACACAGGCAGGAGGAGTGCATGGCAGACAGGGACCCGTGCCTTGCACTCTGTTCACACTTTGAGAATGAGAGAGAGTTGATATTGGGTGCTTCATGGCTATCTGGTGAATTCCAGGGTATTTGGTATCATTACTCAAAAAGGTTCAAGTGATGGGCCTCATGCTTCCTGttcataactttctttttttttttttttggtttttttcgagacagggtttctctgtatagccctggctgtcctggaactcactctgtagaccaggctggcctcgaactcagaaatccgcctgcctctgcctcccaagtgctgggattaaaggcgtgcgccaccaccgcccagctataacTTTCTTAACTAGGATACCCtgacaccctccccacccccaccacccccaccacacgCACAAATGCTAAAGTAAATGTGTGTCTTCCCCATTTCTATCAGCCTTAGGAGGGAGGGGCCTTGCAGCCTCTCCAATCCAGCCTGCCTATACAACTCAGTAGAAGCAGTTAACTCACACCCCTTTACCCTTCAGCAGCTGTATCTTGCAGCCTGTCATGGGCTTACTTAGCTTGACCTGGCACAACTCTCATAAACACACTTCCCATACCAGTTCCCAAGGAGATGTTCTCCTTCCCCTTGGGGCCCATGCCGTCCACTGCAGAGTCCAGGGATGGCAGGAAAAGCCTAGGCAGCAGGAAGCTAAGCTCCCTTCTAAGCATATCCTGTCAGGTAAGGTGTTATCACAGTGCTCATTTAGTAGGCAAGAGACACTAAGCAATCAATACATGGTGCACTTCAGTCCCCCTAATTACACAGATGACCACACTGTGGAAAAAAGGATGCAAGAAACCTATCcaggggctggctagatggctcagcgggtaagagcactgactgctcttccgaaggtcctgagttcggatcccagcaaccacatggtggctcacaaccacccacaatgagatcggacgccctcttctggtgcgtctgaagacagctgcagaaaattactctggagcgagtggggctggagtgaggggGGCCAGACCGAGCGGGGGCTggagcgagcctgagcagaggtcctgagatcaacagcagccacacacatgatcgaacacagtcatctgtacagctacagtgtactcatacacataaaaatgaaataaaataattatttaaaaaaaaaaaaaaaagaaacctatccAAAGCCATCAACTGGCAAAAAAGGCAGGACTGGTTTTCACAGGAGCCCTTCTGGTTCCAGCACACATCATGACAAGTTTCTGTTGGCTCTGTTACCTTGTGCCAAACTCTACACTGAGGCCCAAAAACACAGTATTAACTGTATAATAGGGTCTGCCTTTAGCAACCTACACTCTAGGAGAAACAAGTGATGAAcgaacaaacagaacaaacatcACAGGGTTGGGTAGAAGACTGTACTAGGGCCGAATAGCGGTGGTGAAGACAGTGGAGGCTACATGAGCATTCCGGATCATCCGTTCCTGTGGACCCAAAAGCAAAGGATGTTCCAGGCACCACAGCAGAGCTGATACTCACTCAGTGGGCACGGGCTGATTCAAGATGACAGCTGCCTCCTTCGCTTTCCACTTATGCTTGACATCCCCTTGATGAGAAGAAATATCACTGTATGTCCTCTTCTTGGCTCCTTTCTTCTGCTCTGTTCCAGAGGTATCTGTGGGAGGTACCAGTGGCTTCCTGTCCTTAGGTGCTGATGTAACAGAAGTCCTAGCGGTCTTATCTTTTTCTGTCCTCTTCTTGTCTCCCTTTGATTCATCTGAGGCCTTTTTTCTGTTCTGCTGGATTATTTGGGAATGAATTTTGTCATCCATCTGAGAGACAAGAGGTTTTTCTGGGGTCTGTGACTTTTGTTTCAGCAGCTAATGgaatcaaaattaaatataagccacagttattattttttaaaagccacattTAGTTTAGAACTGACATATCACAGATTCAAGAAACTTGTGTGCACATCTATATCATCCGCATGCTTCCCATGCAGACTGTCCACAGGGTTTGGCTGGTCCTGGGTGTCCAGATAGGAAAATTCACACTAAGGAACAAGGTGGGGTGTTGTTATGGAGCCCAAGAAATTCCTTAT
The nucleotide sequence above comes from Mastomys coucha isolate ucsf_1 unplaced genomic scaffold, UCSF_Mcou_1 pScaffold15, whole genome shotgun sequence. Encoded proteins:
- the Rexo4 gene encoding RNA exonuclease 4, with the translated sequence MKTKATAPVPQPGPIRKRGGKKAKKKFRKRKALGGSRTPGSLPAAVAGRPPKAPENFSQNWKALQELLKQKSQTPEKPLVSQMDDKIHSQIIQQNRKKASDESKGDKKRTEKDKTARTSVTSAPKDRKPLVPPTDTSGTEQKKGAKKRTYSDISSHQGDVKHKWKAKEAAVILNQPVPTEEDIWFDDVDPDDIEAAIGPEAAMLVRKRLGQSRSTISLVKEQAFGGLTKALALDCEMVGVGPKGEESIVARVSIVNQYGKCVYDKYVKPTEPVTDYRTAVSGIRPENLKQGEEFEVVKKEVAEMLKGRILVGHALHNDLKVLFLDHPKKKIRDTQKFKPFRSRVKSGRPSLKRLSEKILGIKVQQAEHCSVQDAQAAMRLYIMVKREWESITVDRHAPAATPQHCSEYA